A genomic segment from Orrella daihaiensis encodes:
- a CDS encoding PQQ-dependent sugar dehydrogenase: MNRTFKGTSMLSRAHHFAVAALTSTVLSFPALAVQIEVVATGLAHPWAVAFVGEGQMLVTERAGRLRLVDANGSISGPLTGLPAIAAQRQGGLLDVVTDRDFARNRTIYFCYSRPDPTQAGFNSTALAAARLSDDAKALENVRDLFVQSPSYRGGFHFGCRIVQGPDGKLWMGLGDRYQLMQEAQNTANEIGKVVRINQDGSIPADNPFAGKSGASAAVWSYGHRNIQGATLDSEGRLWMTEHGPQGGDELNLIQPGLNYGWPVITYGENYGGGQIGDGITEAPGMQQPAVHWTPSIAPSGLAFVDSDRYGQAWKGNLMLGSLKFGNLVRVALEGDRVVDQEVLLPELRQRVRDVRLGPDGFLYILTDSPNGQLIRLKP; this comes from the coding sequence ATGAACCGAACTTTCAAGGGGACATCCATGTTGTCACGCGCTCACCATTTTGCTGTTGCCGCTTTGACGAGCACCGTGCTGTCGTTTCCTGCCCTAGCTGTCCAAATTGAAGTGGTGGCCACCGGTCTGGCGCATCCCTGGGCAGTGGCATTTGTGGGTGAAGGCCAAATGCTCGTGACTGAACGAGCAGGGCGTTTACGCCTTGTCGATGCCAATGGCTCTATCAGTGGTCCTCTGACGGGCCTACCCGCGATCGCCGCCCAACGCCAAGGCGGGTTGCTAGATGTCGTGACCGATCGAGATTTTGCGCGCAACAGAACCATTTATTTCTGCTATAGCCGACCAGATCCAACCCAAGCGGGTTTTAACTCAACCGCGTTGGCCGCAGCGCGGTTGAGCGATGATGCCAAGGCGCTTGAGAATGTCCGCGATCTGTTTGTACAAAGTCCGTCCTACCGAGGTGGGTTTCATTTCGGGTGCAGGATTGTGCAAGGTCCTGATGGCAAGCTGTGGATGGGGCTCGGTGACCGCTATCAGCTGATGCAAGAGGCACAGAATACTGCCAATGAAATTGGCAAGGTCGTGCGTATCAACCAGGATGGATCTATCCCCGCAGACAATCCGTTTGCGGGTAAGTCAGGTGCATCTGCGGCAGTGTGGAGTTACGGTCATCGCAATATCCAGGGCGCAACGCTAGATAGTGAGGGCCGGCTGTGGATGACCGAACATGGACCTCAAGGCGGTGATGAGCTCAATTTAATTCAACCTGGCCTGAACTACGGCTGGCCAGTGATCACGTATGGCGAGAACTACGGCGGTGGGCAAATAGGTGATGGCATCACCGAGGCACCTGGCATGCAGCAACCCGCGGTGCACTGGACGCCATCGATCGCACCGTCGGGACTGGCGTTTGTTGATAGCGATCGTTATGGGCAAGCCTGGAAGGGCAACCTGATGCTGGGGTCACTGAAGTTTGGAAACCTCGTGCGGGTAGCGCTCGAGGGTGATCGCGTTGTAGACCAGGAGGTGCTATTGCCTGAGCTCAGACAACGCGTGCGCGATGTCCGCCTCGGGCCAGATGGTTTTCTCTATATCCTGACCGACAGCCCCAATGGTCAGCTGATACGGTTAAAACCTTAA
- the pagP gene encoding lipid IV(A) palmitoyltransferase PagP, which translates to MNKRLLASLIAAPLLCTSAQAIANTGSEPGWIDTAWTHVKDTWETGDTELYVPFLSYHMRFGYDADKIDDFNEYPAGLGLGKGRYNSSGNWESLYAMTFLDSHSKPSFMAGYAWVPSWDLGNDFKAGVGVTGFLMSRSNYYNYIPFPGVLPMASITYKQLALQAAYIPGFSRNDGNVLFVWGKWTFK; encoded by the coding sequence ATGAACAAACGTCTACTTGCCTCGCTCATCGCGGCCCCCCTGCTGTGCACGTCTGCTCAGGCAATCGCCAACACCGGAAGCGAGCCAGGTTGGATCGATACTGCCTGGACCCATGTCAAAGACACGTGGGAGACCGGTGACACTGAGCTCTATGTGCCCTTCTTGTCCTACCACATGCGGTTTGGCTACGACGCCGACAAAATCGACGATTTCAACGAGTATCCCGCCGGCCTCGGCCTGGGTAAAGGTCGATACAACAGCAGCGGCAACTGGGAAAGCCTATACGCCATGACCTTTCTGGACTCCCACAGCAAGCCTTCTTTCATGGCAGGGTATGCCTGGGTGCCGAGTTGGGATTTAGGCAATGATTTCAAAGCCGGGGTGGGCGTTACCGGGTTTTTAATGTCTCGCAGCAACTACTACAACTACATCCCATTTCCTGGGGTTTTGCCAATGGCATCGATTACATACAAGCAACTAGCCTTGCAAGCAGCCTATATTCCTGGTTTTTCGCGCAATGATGGCAATGTGCTGTTTGTCTGGGGTAAGTGGACCTTCAAGTGA
- the phnE gene encoding phosphonate ABC transporter, permease protein PhnE: MTDGVTQPPRTWQRYTLDQKLLRFGIYLAMVLAVVQSVRYVNIIPEFLADAPEQMVDLFNRMWPIDWAYYPQDVNSALIETIHIATLGTIIAVFLAIPVGLLAANNYTPNRFLNFIARLILVSSRSVNSLVWALLFIAIFGPGALAGTLAIAFRSIGFVGKLIGEAIEETSVGSIEALKASGASKGALLNYGYWPQIKPAFWSLVLLRWDINVRESAVLGLVGAGGIGMTLDTAMNLFQWERVAVILVAIFAVVILAEIVITQVRKRIL; the protein is encoded by the coding sequence ATGACTGACGGTGTGACACAACCGCCACGCACTTGGCAACGCTACACCCTCGACCAAAAACTCTTGCGGTTTGGGATCTATCTGGCCATGGTGTTAGCAGTGGTACAGTCGGTTCGTTACGTCAATATTATTCCCGAGTTCCTTGCTGATGCCCCAGAGCAGATGGTGGATCTGTTCAATCGTATGTGGCCTATCGACTGGGCCTACTATCCGCAAGACGTCAACAGTGCCTTGATAGAGACAATCCATATCGCCACGCTCGGCACGATCATCGCTGTCTTCCTTGCCATTCCCGTCGGTTTGTTGGCGGCAAACAACTACACGCCCAACCGATTTTTGAATTTCATTGCCAGACTGATTTTGGTGTCAAGCCGTTCGGTTAACTCACTGGTCTGGGCACTGTTGTTTATTGCGATTTTTGGGCCAGGCGCACTGGCCGGCACGCTCGCCATTGCTTTTCGTTCGATTGGTTTCGTAGGCAAACTAATCGGTGAAGCCATCGAAGAAACCAGCGTGGGATCGATTGAAGCGCTCAAGGCAAGCGGCGCATCCAAAGGTGCTCTACTTAATTATGGTTACTGGCCACAGATCAAACCAGCGTTTTGGTCACTCGTATTGCTGCGTTGGGATATCAATGTGCGCGAATCAGCCGTTTTGGGCCTCGTCGGCGCGGGCGGCATCGGCATGACGCTAGACACGGCCATGAATCTTTTTCAATGGGAACGCGTCGCTGTCATTCTCGTGGCCATCTTCGCCGTGGTTATTCTCGCTGAGATCGTCATCACGCAGGTACGCAAGCGCATCCTCTAG
- the phnE gene encoding phosphonate ABC transporter, permease protein PhnE: MASMSSQTLPSSVHKPFSLTWKVRLGFLALLIYVIYAAAQLDFTYARFVSGLDNAATFLQRMFPPNFDRSAILIKGMVESLQIAVLASVLGIAISLPIGLLGARNLMPSWATWPARSLVALCRALHPVIVAILFVKAVGFGALAGILALTVASIGFIGKLFTEAVEEISIKQVEAVRATGASFFNIITFSVLPQVFARFVGFSTYQFDSNLRNSTMVGIVGAGGIGGTLFSAFQRFDYDFVAAILITIITVIMIGEVLAGFLRSVFLDNLRPADLWRKRPLKAGGASND; encoded by the coding sequence ATGGCTAGTATGAGCAGCCAAACTTTGCCATCATCAGTACACAAGCCGTTTTCATTGACCTGGAAAGTAAGGCTCGGCTTTCTGGCGCTCCTTATTTATGTGATTTACGCTGCCGCTCAACTAGACTTCACCTATGCTCGATTTGTTAGCGGACTAGACAATGCTGCAACTTTTTTGCAGCGCATGTTTCCACCAAACTTCGACCGCTCCGCGATTTTGATTAAAGGCATGGTTGAGAGCCTGCAGATCGCTGTACTGGCATCAGTGCTGGGCATCGCGATTTCGCTTCCTATCGGACTTCTGGGTGCTCGCAACCTCATGCCTAGCTGGGCGACATGGCCAGCGCGTTCCCTGGTTGCGCTATGCCGCGCTTTGCATCCAGTCATCGTCGCCATCTTGTTCGTGAAAGCTGTTGGATTTGGTGCGTTGGCGGGAATTCTGGCATTGACTGTGGCCTCGATTGGTTTCATTGGCAAGCTGTTTACCGAGGCAGTCGAGGAAATTTCGATCAAGCAAGTCGAGGCAGTCAGGGCGACTGGCGCCTCTTTTTTCAATATCATTACGTTCTCTGTGCTGCCTCAGGTATTTGCCAGATTCGTTGGGTTTTCAACCTATCAGTTTGACTCCAATTTGCGTAACTCCACCATGGTGGGCATCGTTGGGGCCGGTGGCATCGGCGGAACGCTGTTCTCGGCGTTTCAGCGCTTTGACTATGATTTCGTGGCAGCTATTCTGATCACCATCATTACCGTCATCATGATTGGCGAAGTGCTCGCTGGCTTTTTACGCTCGGTCTTTCTGGACAACCTGCGACCCGCAGACCTCTGGAGAAAACGTCCACTCAAAGCCGGAGGCGCATCCAATGACTGA
- the phnC gene encoding phosphonate ABC transporter ATP-binding protein — protein sequence MSAQLIIEELTKSYQTGIPVLKGINLEIAGEGVTAIIGPSGTGKSTLLRCVNRLVEPSSGRILLKSDTKTTDLARVSGRALRHARRQVAMVFQEYNLVERLTVMENLLTGRLGYTPAWKAWLRWFESTDIERAYQLLEKVGLSHLANQRADALSGGQRQRVGIARALMQNPMLLLADEPTSSLDPKTSVEIMELMTELANAQSIPVVINMHDVELAKRFARRIVGMSGGNIVFDGSGDELTQQHLKSIYGGESWLV from the coding sequence ATGTCAGCGCAACTAATCATTGAAGAGCTAACCAAGTCTTATCAAACTGGCATACCCGTCCTAAAAGGCATCAATCTGGAGATTGCCGGTGAAGGCGTCACAGCCATCATCGGCCCCTCCGGCACCGGTAAAAGCACTTTGCTCAGATGCGTCAATCGACTAGTCGAACCTAGTTCTGGCCGAATTCTATTAAAAAGTGACACCAAGACAACAGACTTGGCGCGTGTCTCAGGTCGTGCGCTAAGACACGCACGTCGCCAAGTAGCCATGGTGTTCCAGGAATACAACTTGGTCGAACGGCTAACCGTCATGGAGAACCTGCTGACCGGTCGCCTTGGCTACACCCCAGCGTGGAAAGCATGGCTGAGATGGTTTGAGTCAACCGACATCGAGCGCGCCTATCAGTTGCTAGAAAAGGTCGGACTCAGCCATCTGGCTAACCAGAGGGCGGACGCCTTGTCCGGCGGTCAGCGCCAGCGTGTGGGCATTGCCAGAGCGCTCATGCAGAACCCCATGCTGCTGCTCGCTGATGAACCAACTTCGTCTCTAGACCCTAAAACATCGGTTGAAATCATGGAGCTGATGACCGAATTGGCTAATGCACAAAGCATACCGGTCGTGATCAATATGCATGATGTGGAGCTCGCCAAACGGTTTGCTCGCCGGATCGTCGGCATGTCCGGCGGCAATATTGTGTTTGATGGCAGTGGCGACGAACTTACCCAACAACATCTAAAGTCCATCTATGGTGGAGAGTCATGGCTAGTATGA